From Caulobacter segnis, a single genomic window includes:
- a CDS encoding glycoside hydrolase family 3 N-terminal domain-containing protein has protein sequence MTLKTMNGAPAGASRRAFLSGGAALAGLAVATPRAFARASDRIEGLLAQMTIEEKAGQLSCFADMIRPPVGDMNPLVNIRNAQTLTAELQAGRIGVLMNGVGAQAALETQKTAVEGSRLKIPLLFAADVIHGFRTVFPIPLAEAASFDPHLAERTARAAAIEATASGLHWTFAPMVDVARDQRWGRVAEGSGEDVFLGEVLAAARVRGFQGKDLKADDSMLATPKHFAAYGAVTAGLEYNSVELSEATLREVHLPPFQAAFAAGAMTVMSAFNDVNGVPATANKRLLTDVLRGEWGFKGVVISDYTADQELVAHGFAADDRDAARLAILAGVDISMQSGLYIRYLPELVASGAVPLAVVDAAVRRVLALKEAIGLFDNPYRSLDPKAEAYHTATPAMRALSREAGARSIVLLKNDKTLLPLPKAGKRLALIGPFADDRDNVLGAWGGFFADRRLNVDLASGLRAQLADPASLVVERGCDVEAMIAGGFERAVAAAQGADIVLLAVGESQDMTGEAKSRTDIRIPPVQMRLAEAIAATGKPVVVLLRHGRAIQLEGVVRDAPAILATWFLGSEMGNAVADVLFGTVNPSGRLPVSFPIDSGQEPFFYNGRTTGRPAPADPNAQEYKARWRSIRNDALYPFGFGLTYTRFDVTDMKLSTPRLEWNDTLHVTAKVKNSGDLHGEHVVQLYIRDRVASRTRPVRELKGFQRVSLAPGAEREVRFDLKRQNLMFVGDNDYWIAEPGVFDVWIANSSVDGLTAEFELLPAG, from the coding sequence ATGACTTTGAAGACGATGAACGGCGCCCCCGCCGGGGCGAGCCGGCGCGCCTTCCTGTCTGGGGGCGCGGCTTTGGCGGGCCTGGCCGTGGCGACCCCGCGCGCCTTCGCGCGCGCCTCGGACCGCATCGAGGGCCTGCTGGCCCAGATGACCATCGAGGAGAAGGCCGGCCAGCTGTCGTGCTTCGCCGACATGATCCGGCCGCCGGTTGGCGACATGAACCCGCTGGTCAATATCCGCAACGCCCAGACCCTGACGGCGGAGCTCCAGGCTGGCCGGATCGGCGTGCTGATGAACGGGGTCGGCGCCCAGGCCGCGCTCGAGACCCAGAAGACCGCGGTCGAGGGCTCGCGCCTGAAGATCCCGCTGCTGTTCGCCGCCGACGTCATCCACGGCTTCCGCACCGTGTTTCCGATCCCGCTGGCCGAGGCCGCCAGCTTCGACCCGCACCTGGCCGAGCGCACCGCCCGCGCCGCCGCGATCGAGGCCACCGCCTCGGGCCTGCACTGGACCTTCGCGCCGATGGTCGACGTCGCCCGCGACCAGCGCTGGGGCCGCGTCGCCGAGGGCTCGGGCGAGGACGTCTTCCTGGGCGAGGTGTTGGCCGCCGCTCGGGTGCGCGGCTTCCAGGGCAAGGACCTCAAGGCCGACGACAGCATGCTGGCCACACCCAAGCACTTCGCCGCCTACGGCGCGGTGACGGCGGGGCTGGAGTACAATTCGGTCGAGCTCTCGGAAGCCACCCTGCGCGAAGTGCACCTGCCGCCGTTCCAGGCCGCGTTCGCGGCCGGCGCCATGACGGTGATGTCGGCCTTCAACGACGTGAACGGCGTTCCGGCCACCGCCAACAAGCGCCTGCTGACCGATGTGCTGCGCGGGGAGTGGGGCTTCAAGGGCGTGGTCATCTCGGACTACACGGCCGACCAGGAACTGGTGGCCCACGGCTTCGCCGCCGACGACCGAGACGCCGCGCGGCTGGCCATCCTGGCCGGGGTCGACATCAGCATGCAGAGCGGCCTCTACATCCGCTACCTGCCCGAACTGGTCGCCTCGGGCGCCGTGCCCCTGGCGGTGGTCGACGCGGCGGTGCGCCGGGTGCTGGCGCTGAAGGAGGCGATCGGCCTCTTCGACAATCCCTACCGCTCGCTGGATCCCAAGGCCGAGGCCTATCACACCGCCACGCCGGCGATGCGGGCCCTGAGCCGCGAGGCGGGCGCGCGCTCGATCGTGCTGCTGAAGAACGACAAGACGCTGCTGCCCTTGCCCAAGGCCGGCAAGCGCCTGGCGCTGATCGGGCCCTTCGCCGACGACCGCGACAACGTGCTGGGCGCCTGGGGCGGCTTCTTCGCCGACCGCCGCCTGAACGTTGACCTGGCCAGCGGCCTGCGCGCCCAGCTGGCCGATCCGGCCAGCCTGGTCGTCGAGCGCGGTTGCGACGTGGAGGCCATGATCGCCGGTGGGTTCGAGCGCGCCGTGGCCGCGGCGCAAGGCGCGGACATCGTCCTGCTGGCTGTCGGCGAAAGCCAGGACATGACGGGCGAGGCCAAGTCGCGCACCGACATCCGCATCCCGCCCGTCCAGATGCGCCTGGCCGAGGCCATCGCCGCGACCGGCAAGCCGGTGGTCGTGCTGCTGCGTCACGGTCGCGCCATCCAGCTGGAGGGCGTGGTCCGCGACGCGCCGGCGATCCTGGCCACCTGGTTCCTGGGCAGCGAGATGGGCAACGCGGTGGCCGACGTGCTGTTCGGGACGGTGAACCCTTCGGGCCGCCTGCCGGTCAGCTTCCCGATCGACAGCGGCCAGGAGCCGTTCTTCTACAACGGCCGCACCACCGGCCGCCCGGCGCCCGCCGATCCGAACGCGCAGGAATACAAGGCGCGGTGGCGCTCGATCCGCAACGACGCGCTCTATCCGTTCGGCTTCGGCCTGACCTACACGCGCTTCGACGTCACGGACATGAAGCTGTCGACCCCGCGCCTGGAGTGGAACGACACGCTGCACGTGACGGCCAAGGTCAAGAACAGCGGCGACCTCCACGGCGAGCATGTCGTCCAGCTCTACATCCGCGACCGCGTCGCCAGCCGCACCCGGCCGGTCCGCGAGCTGAAGGGCTTCCAGCGGGTGTCCCTGGCCCCGGGCGCGGAGCGGGAGGTGCGGTTCGACCTGAAGCGCCAGAACCTGATGTTCGTGGGCGACAACGACTATTGGATCGCCGAGCCGGGCGTCTTCGACGTCTGGATCGCCAACTCCTCGGTGGATGGGCTGACGGCCGAGTTCGAATTGCTCCCGGCTGGGTAG
- a CDS encoding dicarboxylate/amino acid:cation symporter, with amino-acid sequence MAAAQPKSSRFISGFGIQVLVAMALGLGLGLLARNLGPAEGQAGYALAETLHQVGSIFVQLLRVLVPPLVFTAIVASIANIAQLQNAARLVWRTLFWFAVTALIAVLIGIALGLILQPGLHTTVEAAAAKAPKTHGSWLDFLTGLVPSNVLGLAASTKIADGAATTGLSFNVLQIVVISLVTGVAALKVGEAGEAFLKFNASALAIVRKVLWWVIRLTPIGTVGLFGNAVAQYGWTTLGQLGAFTGAIYVGLTLVLLVVYPTILALNGLNPVKFFQGAWPAIQLGFVSRSSVGTLPVTEAVTETSLGVPRAYAAFAVPFGATTKMDGCAAIYPAISAIFVAQFFGVHLVWSDYVLIVFVSVIGSAATAGLTGATVMLTLTLSTLGLPLEGAGLLLAIDPILDMGRTAVNVAGQALVPTVVAKREGILDLETYNAARVPAEAQLHPAE; translated from the coding sequence ATGGCCGCCGCGCAGCCCAAGAGCAGCCGCTTCATCAGCGGGTTCGGGATCCAGGTCCTGGTCGCCATGGCGCTGGGCCTGGGCCTGGGCCTGCTGGCGCGCAACCTGGGTCCGGCGGAAGGGCAGGCGGGCTACGCCCTGGCCGAGACCCTGCATCAGGTCGGTTCGATCTTCGTCCAGCTGCTGCGCGTGCTGGTGCCGCCGCTGGTGTTCACCGCCATCGTCGCCAGCATCGCCAATATCGCCCAGCTGCAGAACGCCGCTCGCCTGGTCTGGCGGACGCTGTTCTGGTTCGCGGTCACCGCCCTGATCGCGGTGCTGATCGGCATCGCCCTGGGCCTGATCCTGCAACCGGGCCTGCACACCACGGTCGAGGCCGCCGCCGCCAAGGCGCCCAAGACCCACGGCTCGTGGCTGGACTTCCTGACCGGCCTGGTGCCCAGCAACGTCCTCGGCCTGGCCGCCTCGACCAAGATCGCCGACGGCGCCGCCACGACGGGCCTGTCGTTCAACGTGCTGCAGATCGTGGTCATCTCGCTGGTCACTGGCGTCGCGGCCCTGAAGGTCGGCGAGGCGGGCGAGGCCTTCTTGAAGTTCAACGCCTCGGCCCTGGCGATCGTGCGCAAGGTGCTGTGGTGGGTGATCCGCCTGACGCCGATCGGCACCGTCGGCCTGTTCGGCAACGCCGTGGCCCAGTACGGCTGGACCACCCTGGGGCAGCTGGGCGCGTTCACCGGCGCGATCTATGTCGGCCTGACCCTGGTGCTGCTGGTTGTCTACCCGACGATCCTGGCCCTGAACGGCCTGAACCCCGTGAAGTTCTTCCAGGGGGCCTGGCCGGCGATCCAGCTGGGCTTCGTCTCGCGGTCGTCGGTCGGCACCCTGCCGGTGACCGAGGCGGTGACCGAGACCAGCCTGGGCGTGCCGCGCGCCTACGCCGCCTTCGCCGTGCCGTTCGGCGCGACCACCAAGATGGACGGCTGCGCGGCCATCTATCCGGCGATCTCGGCGATCTTCGTGGCCCAGTTCTTCGGCGTGCACCTGGTCTGGTCGGACTACGTCCTGATCGTCTTCGTCTCGGTGATCGGCTCGGCGGCCACCGCCGGCCTGACCGGCGCGACGGTGATGCTGACCCTGACCCTGTCGACCCTGGGCCTACCCCTGGAAGGCGCGGGCCTGCTGCTGGCTATCGATCCGATCCTGGACATGGGCCGCACCGCCGTGAACGTCGCCGGCCAGGCCCTGGTCCCGACCGTCGTGGCCAAGCGGGAAGGGATCCTCGACCTGGAGACCTATAACGCCGCGCGCGTTCCGGCCGAGGCGCAGCTGCACCCCGCCGAATAG
- a CDS encoding DUF2306 domain-containing protein, with protein MEKTAARALSVTAAAWFVALVAGLWAFGIYIVGLYGVGAATGDWERWNAVLPAGHGYNRGDAAGNLALGVHLLLAVFVTFLGAMQLVPALRARAPAFHRWNGRVFIAVAFAIAGSGLFIAFTRGAVAGTYMAIGNTLNAVLLMACAALALRFALKRRFDVHRRWALRAFVLMLGVFFYRLGMMLWFVANRGPVGHTDAFDGPFDIFLAFAHVLLPLAILELYLRARDRGGALARFAMAGALTVATLATAAGGLFAIVGLWLPRL; from the coding sequence ATGGAAAAGACCGCCGCCCGGGCGTTGAGCGTCACGGCCGCCGCCTGGTTCGTCGCCCTGGTCGCGGGGTTGTGGGCCTTCGGGATCTATATCGTCGGCCTGTACGGCGTCGGGGCGGCGACCGGCGACTGGGAGCGCTGGAACGCCGTGCTGCCCGCCGGCCACGGCTACAATCGCGGCGACGCGGCCGGGAACCTGGCGCTGGGCGTCCACCTGCTGCTGGCGGTGTTCGTGACCTTCCTGGGCGCCATGCAGCTGGTCCCGGCGCTGCGGGCCAGGGCGCCGGCCTTCCACCGCTGGAACGGGCGGGTGTTCATCGCCGTGGCCTTCGCCATCGCCGGCTCGGGTCTCTTCATCGCCTTCACGCGCGGGGCGGTGGCCGGGACGTACATGGCGATCGGCAACACGCTGAACGCGGTGCTGCTGATGGCCTGCGCCGCCCTGGCGCTGAGGTTCGCCTTGAAGCGGCGGTTCGACGTCCACCGGCGCTGGGCGCTGCGCGCCTTCGTGCTGATGCTGGGCGTGTTCTTCTACCGCCTGGGCATGATGCTGTGGTTCGTCGCCAACCGCGGACCCGTCGGCCACACAGACGCGTTCGATGGTCCGTTCGACATCTTCCTGGCCTTCGCCCACGTGCTCCTGCCGCTGGCGATCCTGGAGCTCTATCTGCGGGCTCGCGACCGGGGCGGTGCGCTGGCCAGGTTCGCCATGGCCGGTGCGCTGACGGTCGCGACGCTGGCGACGGCGGCCGGCGGGCTTTTCGCCATCGTCGGCCTGTGGCTGCCGCGCCTTTAG
- a CDS encoding AraC family transcriptional regulator, translated as MGSVQTQATVSGGFFRALLEFAASLGADREALLAGAGVTPDAFADQDARVPLAAYKALYRTGEALTGEPALALKFPEATRFEQISIVGLICQSADTMGGALKQLNRFSRLVVEVDGVSDGPRFQLVPREDGLWLMDRCTVDDFPELVEAALARFTCEMARHYPDFTFVLAAHLTRPRPPHAAAYAPILRAPVTFGAAWNALKIEPAWLNLAIHRPNRYAFGMFNGHADALLKSLEESKTTRGRVEALLIPLLHTGELAMDDIARAMGLSRQTLYRRLKAEGVSFDQVLDALRRRMAETYLEKLSVNETAYLLGFSETSAFSRAFKRWTGASPRGRKG; from the coding sequence ATGGGTAGCGTACAGACGCAGGCGACGGTGTCGGGCGGGTTCTTCAGGGCCCTGCTGGAGTTCGCGGCCTCGCTGGGCGCGGACCGCGAGGCCCTGCTGGCCGGCGCCGGCGTCACGCCGGACGCCTTCGCCGACCAGGACGCGCGCGTGCCCCTAGCGGCCTACAAGGCCCTCTACCGGACCGGAGAGGCCCTGACCGGCGAGCCCGCCTTGGCCCTCAAGTTTCCCGAGGCCACGCGCTTCGAGCAGATCTCGATCGTCGGCCTGATCTGCCAGTCGGCCGACACCATGGGCGGGGCGCTGAAACAGCTGAACCGCTTCTCGCGCCTGGTGGTCGAGGTCGACGGCGTCTCGGACGGCCCGCGCTTCCAACTGGTCCCACGCGAAGACGGCCTGTGGCTGATGGACCGCTGCACGGTCGACGACTTTCCGGAACTGGTCGAGGCGGCGCTGGCCCGCTTCACCTGCGAGATGGCCCGGCACTATCCGGACTTCACCTTCGTGCTGGCCGCGCACCTGACACGCCCTCGCCCGCCCCACGCCGCCGCGTACGCGCCGATCCTGCGCGCGCCGGTGACCTTCGGCGCGGCGTGGAACGCGCTGAAGATCGAGCCGGCCTGGCTGAACCTGGCGATCCACCGGCCCAATCGCTACGCCTTCGGCATGTTCAACGGCCACGCCGATGCGCTGCTGAAGAGCCTGGAGGAGTCCAAGACCACGCGCGGCCGGGTCGAGGCGCTGCTGATCCCCCTGCTCCACACCGGCGAACTGGCCATGGACGACATCGCCCGCGCGATGGGCCTGTCGCGCCAGACCCTCTATCGCCGCCTGAAGGCCGAGGGCGTGAGCTTCGACCAGGTGCTGGACGCCCTGCGCCGGCGGATGGCCGAGACCTATCTGGAAAAGCTGTCGGTCAACGAGACCGCTTATCTGCTCGGCTTTTCCGAGACCAGCGCCTTCTCCCGCGCCTTCAAGCGCTGGACCGGCGCCAGCCCACGCGGCCGCAAGGGCTAG
- a CDS encoding HlyD family secretion protein — MTDATFKDSLGKEGPVEAPAAKARKAPFSRKTVLAVGGAIVVAAGGAALIAMPKASVSTDAAYLQADSSSVAPKVRGLVAQVLVGHNQTVKRGDPLVRIDPEEFDARVASAEADVGNAEAAAASARAALISLDAEQRLAGSNIRAARTAIAAADAENVRAQADRRRYEDLADSGAVARRDVERFRAAAVGAQSAAEGSRAQLAVSEDQAAVTAAKRATLSANLAQAEAAVARAHAALVLARQDQAHTVIVSPIDGVVGDRQAEPGDYVQPGTRLMTIVPVRALYVVANFKETQVERMLPGQEAAIKVDALGGKALKGHVESFAPGSGSQFSLLPFEPGTGNFTKIVQRVPVRIRFDPGQADVARLRPGLSTTVKVELKS; from the coding sequence ATGACCGACGCCACGTTCAAGGACAGCCTTGGCAAGGAGGGCCCCGTCGAGGCTCCCGCCGCCAAGGCCCGGAAGGCGCCGTTCTCGCGCAAGACGGTGCTGGCCGTGGGCGGGGCGATCGTGGTGGCCGCCGGCGGGGCGGCGCTGATCGCCATGCCCAAGGCCTCGGTCTCGACCGACGCGGCCTATCTGCAGGCCGACAGCTCCAGCGTCGCGCCCAAGGTGCGCGGCCTCGTGGCCCAGGTGCTGGTCGGGCACAATCAGACGGTCAAGCGCGGCGATCCGCTGGTCCGCATCGATCCCGAGGAATTCGACGCTCGCGTCGCGTCCGCCGAGGCCGATGTCGGTAACGCCGAGGCCGCCGCCGCCAGCGCCCGCGCGGCCCTGATCTCGCTGGACGCCGAGCAGCGTCTGGCCGGCTCCAACATCCGCGCGGCGCGGACCGCCATCGCCGCCGCCGACGCCGAGAACGTCCGCGCCCAGGCCGACCGCAGGCGTTACGAGGACCTCGCCGACAGCGGGGCCGTGGCCCGGCGTGACGTCGAGCGTTTCCGCGCCGCCGCCGTCGGGGCCCAGTCGGCCGCCGAGGGCAGCCGCGCCCAGCTGGCCGTCAGCGAGGACCAGGCCGCCGTCACCGCCGCCAAGCGCGCCACGCTTTCGGCCAACCTGGCCCAGGCCGAGGCCGCCGTGGCCCGCGCCCACGCGGCGCTGGTGCTGGCCCGTCAGGATCAGGCGCACACGGTGATCGTCTCGCCGATCGACGGCGTGGTCGGCGACCGCCAGGCCGAGCCCGGCGACTATGTCCAGCCGGGTACGCGGCTGATGACCATCGTGCCGGTGAGGGCGCTCTATGTGGTCGCCAACTTCAAGGAGACCCAGGTCGAGCGGATGCTTCCAGGCCAAGAGGCCGCGATCAAGGTCGACGCCCTGGGCGGCAAGGCGCTGAAGGGCCACGTCGAGAGCTTCGCGCCGGGTTCGGGCTCGCAGTTCTCGCTGCTGCCGTTCGAGCCGGGCACGGGCAACTTCACCAAGATCGTCCAGCGTGTGCCCGTGCGCATCCGCTTCGATCCCGGCCAGGCCGACGTCGCCCGCCTGCGGCCGGGCCTGTCGACGACGGTGAAGGTGGAGCTGAAGAGCTAG
- a CDS encoding TetR/AcrR family transcriptional regulator gives MRYDAEHKAKTRQRVLDEAARAIREDGPHRLGVAGVMARAGLTHGGFYAHFPSKEAFVAEAIAHMFEGGPTAMLEKVKDAPPRQALTGYIDFYLSARHRDSRSGGCPLPYLAVDAPRLSEASRERYARGVARLTGIIATHLAALGRDYAEDEASSALAELVGALTLARAEPDPGRSDAILERSRAHLKRRLGLEPAQ, from the coding sequence ATGCGCTATGACGCCGAGCACAAGGCCAAGACTCGCCAGCGCGTGCTGGACGAGGCCGCCAGGGCCATCCGCGAGGACGGGCCGCACCGCCTGGGCGTGGCCGGGGTCATGGCTCGCGCGGGCCTCACGCACGGGGGCTTCTACGCCCACTTCCCCTCGAAGGAGGCCTTCGTCGCCGAGGCCATCGCCCACATGTTCGAGGGCGGGCCGACGGCCATGCTGGAGAAGGTCAAGGACGCACCGCCGCGCCAGGCCCTGACCGGCTATATCGACTTCTATCTCTCGGCCCGACACCGCGACTCGCGGTCCGGCGGCTGCCCGCTGCCGTATCTGGCGGTGGACGCGCCGCGCTTGTCGGAGGCCTCGCGCGAACGCTATGCGCGCGGCGTGGCGCGCCTGACGGGGATCATCGCCACGCACCTGGCCGCCCTGGGCCGCGATTACGCCGAGGACGAGGCCAGCTCGGCCCTGGCCGAGCTGGTCGGGGCCTTGACCCTCGCGCGGGCCGAGCCCGATCCCGGCCGCTCCGACGCCATTCTCGAACGCTCGCGCGCGCACCTGAAGCGCCGCCTCGGCCTGGAGCCCGCCCAATGA
- a CDS encoding DHA2 family efflux MFS transporter permease subunit, whose amino-acid sequence MSGANLPPIDPGALPTRTKFLIFAVMAFGQFMALIDIQIVAASLNSVQAGLSAGPDEISWVQTGYLMAELVMIPFAAFLAQALSTRWLFALSAGLFTISSALCGAAWDIDSMILFRVLQGFTGGAMVPTVFATGFAMFSGPQRAMIPAILGMVSVLAPTLGPTVGGWLTDAIGWRSIFYINIVPGALVTLLAVAVIKVDRAKPSMLKTIDYSHLVAMAVALGGLEYVLEEGPRKQWFEDTGIAIVAWVTLVAFALFIERSFRSGGPIVRLSPFRKPTFAFACAFNLVIGFGLYASTYLIPVFLGRVRGYDSLEIGTTVFVTGIAQILSTVIAARLSTRVDPRLVVSVGLSLFAAALWLTSHMTSQWGFMALLGPQALRGFAIMLCIVPSVTLALGGFEMAELRYASGLFNLMRNLGGAIGIAVVNTWLGDNARIHAARFGEALGEAGRSGTEALSTLAARIAERTPDAAQAALIMQGELAKVVGREALTLAFNDVFRVMSMLFLAALVMAPFCKPPPLAGAKPPPDAH is encoded by the coding sequence ATGAGCGGCGCGAACCTGCCTCCGATCGACCCGGGCGCCCTGCCCACCCGGACCAAGTTCCTGATCTTCGCGGTGATGGCGTTCGGCCAGTTCATGGCCCTGATCGACATCCAGATCGTCGCCGCGTCGCTGAACAGCGTGCAGGCGGGTCTCTCGGCCGGACCGGACGAGATCAGCTGGGTGCAGACCGGCTATCTGATGGCCGAGCTGGTGATGATCCCGTTCGCCGCCTTCCTGGCCCAGGCTCTGTCGACGCGCTGGCTGTTCGCCCTGTCGGCCGGCCTGTTCACCATCTCGTCGGCCCTATGCGGCGCGGCCTGGGACATCGACTCGATGATCCTGTTCCGGGTGCTGCAGGGCTTCACCGGCGGGGCCATGGTGCCGACCGTCTTCGCCACCGGCTTCGCGATGTTCTCCGGGCCGCAGCGGGCGATGATCCCGGCGATCCTGGGCATGGTCTCGGTCCTGGCCCCGACCCTTGGCCCCACGGTCGGCGGCTGGCTGACCGACGCCATCGGCTGGCGCTCGATCTTCTATATCAACATCGTTCCGGGCGCCCTGGTCACCCTGCTGGCCGTGGCCGTCATCAAGGTCGACCGCGCCAAGCCGTCGATGCTGAAGACCATCGACTACTCGCACCTCGTGGCCATGGCCGTGGCCCTGGGCGGACTGGAATACGTGCTGGAGGAAGGCCCGCGGAAGCAGTGGTTCGAAGACACGGGCATCGCCATCGTCGCCTGGGTGACGCTGGTCGCCTTCGCCCTGTTCATCGAGCGCTCGTTCCGGTCGGGCGGGCCGATCGTGCGGCTGTCGCCGTTCCGCAAACCGACCTTCGCCTTCGCCTGCGCCTTCAACCTGGTGATCGGCTTCGGTCTCTATGCCTCGACCTATCTGATCCCGGTGTTCCTGGGCCGGGTGCGCGGCTACGACAGCCTTGAGATCGGCACGACGGTCTTCGTCACCGGCATCGCCCAGATCCTGTCGACGGTGATCGCCGCGCGGCTGTCGACGCGGGTCGATCCGCGCCTCGTGGTCAGCGTCGGCCTTTCCCTGTTCGCCGCCGCTCTGTGGCTGACCTCGCACATGACCAGCCAGTGGGGCTTCATGGCCCTGCTGGGTCCGCAGGCCCTGCGGGGCTTCGCGATCATGCTGTGCATCGTGCCCAGCGTGACCCTGGCCCTGGGCGGGTTCGAGATGGCCGAGCTGCGCTACGCCTCGGGCCTGTTCAACCTGATGCGCAACCTGGGCGGGGCGATCGGCATCGCCGTGGTCAACACCTGGCTGGGCGACAACGCCCGCATCCACGCCGCCCGCTTCGGCGAGGCGCTGGGTGAGGCCGGCCGCTCGGGAACCGAGGCGCTCTCGACCCTCGCCGCCCGCATCGCCGAGCGCACGCCCGACGCCGCCCAGGCGGCGCTGATCATGCAGGGGGAACTGGCGAAAGTCGTCGGCCGCGAGGCGCTGACCCTGGCCTTCAACGACGTCTTCCGGGTGATGAGCATGCTGTTCCTGGCGGCCCTGGTCATGGCCCCGTTCTGCAAGCCCCCGCCCCTGGCCGGGGCCAAGCCGCCGCCGGATGCTCACTGA
- a CDS encoding sugar MFS transporter: MTDAAIAKTTTKGNGVKLAVVYVTCLFFIWALVTNLLDPLLKTFKTVFTLSPVEASLTGFAFFIAYGIMSLPSAAFLSKFGYAKSVMVGLSGIVAGCFIAIAAAKLHVFGVFLVGLFVMASGVTLLQVAANPLIASMGKPEESSFRLNLSQAFNSLGAACGLWFGANFLLKGDIFKKDIVITDVLREQALGFVSNVYFAIGVGLALFILLIFLVRQKITDAAPKTGHLVNPFTALTSKWANLGAIGIFLYVGAEVAISLHLLLFLEQTRILDIPSEQAGKLTTFYMVFAMIGRFSGSALLKVFKDYFLLALVAVGAIALSLVVILTKDMTPTAHAGTVNLLLASAPVTTGLIPAFAALLIGLFNSIMFPTIFTLTLQRSSAPTSATSGLLCMAIVGGAFLPLAFAKIEELTGSISMGFAAPLVCYVYVLWFAIVAKKAPTHEIEEGVAGGH; encoded by the coding sequence ATGACCGACGCCGCGATCGCGAAGACCACGACGAAGGGTAACGGCGTCAAGCTGGCCGTCGTCTATGTGACCTGCCTGTTCTTTATCTGGGCGCTGGTCACCAACCTGCTCGACCCGCTGCTGAAGACCTTCAAGACGGTCTTTACCCTGAGCCCCGTCGAGGCCAGCCTGACCGGCTTCGCCTTCTTCATCGCCTACGGAATCATGTCGCTGCCCTCGGCGGCGTTCCTGTCCAAGTTCGGCTACGCCAAGTCGGTTATGGTCGGCCTCAGCGGCATCGTCGCCGGCTGCTTCATCGCCATCGCGGCGGCCAAGCTGCACGTGTTCGGCGTGTTCCTGGTCGGCCTGTTCGTGATGGCCTCGGGCGTCACCCTGCTGCAGGTGGCCGCCAACCCGCTGATCGCCTCGATGGGCAAGCCCGAAGAGTCGTCGTTCCGCCTGAACCTGTCGCAAGCCTTCAACTCGCTGGGCGCGGCCTGCGGCCTGTGGTTCGGCGCGAACTTCCTGCTGAAGGGCGACATCTTCAAGAAGGACATCGTGATCACCGACGTCCTGCGCGAACAGGCTCTGGGCTTCGTCTCGAACGTCTATTTCGCCATCGGCGTGGGCCTGGCCCTGTTCATCCTGCTGATCTTCCTGGTCCGCCAGAAGATCACCGACGCCGCCCCGAAGACCGGCCACCTGGTCAACCCTTTCACGGCCCTGACCTCGAAGTGGGCGAACCTGGGCGCGATCGGCATCTTCCTCTATGTCGGCGCGGAAGTGGCGATCTCGCTGCACCTGCTGCTGTTCCTGGAGCAGACCCGCATCCTGGACATCCCGTCGGAACAGGCCGGCAAGCTGACCACCTTCTACATGGTCTTCGCCATGATCGGCCGCTTCAGCGGCTCGGCGCTGCTGAAGGTGTTCAAGGACTACTTCCTGTTGGCCCTGGTCGCCGTCGGCGCCATCGCGCTCAGCCTAGTGGTGATCCTGACCAAGGACATGACCCCGACCGCCCACGCCGGCACGGTCAACCTGCTGCTGGCCTCGGCCCCGGTGACGACCGGTCTGATCCCGGCCTTCGCGGCCCTGCTGATCGGCCTGTTCAACTCGATCATGTTCCCGACCATCTTCACCCTGACCCTGCAGCGTTCCTCGGCGCCGACCTCGGCGACCTCGGGCCTGCTGTGCATGGCCATCGTCGGCGGCGCCTTCCTGCCCCTGGCCTTCGCCAAGATCGAGGAGCTGACCGGCTCGATCTCGATGGGCTTCGCCGCCCCGCTGGTCTGCTACGTCTACGTCCTGTGGTTCGCGATCGTGGCCAAGAAGGCTCCGACGCACGAGATCGAGGAAGGCGTGGCCGGCGGCCACTAA